CAGCCGCTGGAACCGCAGCTGGTTTTTAGTACCGTCGGGTATGAAGCGGGGCACCAGGAAACAGCTAAGGCCTTTCGGCGCCTGTGCGAGTACCAGGAAGGCATCGCTCATAGGCGCGCTGCAAAACCATTTGCGGCCAGTGATATGATAGACACCATCCCCAACAGGCTGAGCGATGGTGATATTGGCGCGTACATCACTGCCGCCTTGCGGCTCTGTCATGGCCATGCCAAAGGTAACGCCGTGTTTCTCCGTGTAGGGAATATGGCGTTCGTCATATCTGTTGGAGAGAACAAGCGGCAGCCACTCACGGGCGATATCAGGCGCTATCTGCAGCGAAGGCACCACGGCAAATGTCATGGTCAAAGGGCAGCTGCTGCCTTCGTCTATCTGTTGTTTGAGATAGGAGAGCACGCTGTGGGCCAGGTACCCGCCTTTTTCTTTGGTGGTCCACGCGATGGAATGTACCTGATGCCGGATAGCGGCCGCCATCATCTGGTGATAGGAAGGATGGTAGGTCACTGTATCGAGGCGGTTGCCAAACCGGTCATGGGTATGCAGTACCGGCAGATAAGTATTGGCGAGGGTACCTGCTTCCTGGAATTCGTGGCTGCCCATCAGCTGCCCCACCTCCGTTGCCAGCGACGCTGCCCAGCCGCCGCCATAGGCCTGCAGCGTGTTTTGCAGTATGGGATGGGTCGTGAAAGTGTTGTAGTTCTCCAATACAGGGACCTGATTGCCAACATGATCGAAATCGAAACCGGGAGCAGACATAAACAACGGATTTAGTGTACTTAAATGTAAGATATTTACCTCTAAGATCAAGTAACTGTCCGGGCTATACGAACATGAACAGGAGAAAATATCATACAAACCTATACATGTTCGATCGAGAAGTATGATACAAGATGTATCGGAGGGCGTCTTTAATGAGATCTCCGGTACATCCTGTTGTTCTATACTACGGCACTATCCTGAAGTATGCGGACGTAAACGGTGTTCCTCCGGCCGGTGGAGCTGCTACGATGGTTGCCCCCTCCCTCGGTGTCCGTTTGCCAGATGAAAGGTACTCCGGCAACAATTATCTCACCTTGTACCGGGCTGCGGAAGGTTAGTCCCGACCAAACAGGCCCTCAGTTGACCATTCTGGCCATGACTTGTTGATGACAACGACGCTGGGATCCATTCATCCGAATCGGGGAACACCTCTTCCCATTGACAGCTATAGTCAATGGTGAATTTGCAGTATATATCTGAATTACCGTTTGGGTTGACCGACAGGATAGCATACAAACTATAATATTCGGTCTGGTTATTGCCAATTCTGGCTTGATTGATGCCGCAACAGAAGGACCTTCTTACTGTTTATTATCATAGGAGGTTAATTGATTTATGATAGAATACTTGTAGATGATCCCCCTCCGGCTTTTCAGCGCATAGAAGGGGATATAATTGACAAAGTCGATATTTGCCGTTTCCAGGCTAAATAGATTTTGCCTGGAAAGTCGACTGCGTATATGCCGTTCCTCCTGGTTGGGTAGCAGGTATAATAGTTACGCCCACGTCAACATTTATGAACCAGGAAGTAGTTGTACCGGCAACTACTGTCTCGCCTTGTACTCTGCCTTTGAAGGTAAGCCCTGACCATACGGAGCCATAGCTAGTCATTTTGCCCACACCGGAGTAATAATATATGGGCTGCGATTTACCGAGGACAACGATGCTAGGTATCCATTCATCCGGATTAGGACCTTCTTCCCACTGACAGCGAAAGTCAAGGGTGAAGTTGACTCCTAGCGACGAAGTAGGGCCTACGGAAGTTGTCAGATTGGGCGTGATGCTGTAATAGTCCGGTACGACGTTACCAATCCTGGCCTGATTGGTGCCGTTGTCTTTAGGTGGCTTTGTCGGCGAGGCGGCTGTAGTAACTGAAAAAACCTCTCCCGTTCTCACAAAGGAAAATGCCTCATAAGCCTCTTTGTAAGTCTTAAATGAAGATGCGCTCTTTGCGTCTGAAGAAGAAGAAGGTATCTCCTTCAGATGGATTAGTTTTTCAAGTTGTGCTTTGTAATACTGCTCAGAGTCCATCTGATCATCAGTGTTCTTTTTACAGGAGAAAAAAAGAAGGGTTACACTGGTGACTAAGAACAGAATTTTCTTACTGTTTGTCATCATAGGGGATTTGATTTGGGTTGAGAAATATATATAGGTTCTTTTTTAAGATAACTATTTACCTTCGCTGTTTTATTTTTAGATAGATGTTTTTTTAGCAGGGGCGTATAAAGTGAGTGGGATAGAACGTTTGTGTTTATTATTTTATATTTCGTATATTCGTTGAAGTTACCTAGACTATTTTGAAGCTGATTAAAACAGCCGTCCCCTTATGGAAACGGCTGCTGAAATACTACTGTAATAAAGAAGCAAGCTTTTTCTCCAAAGCTTCCCCACGAAGATTTTTACCGACGATTTTACCATCGGGGCCAATCAGAAAGTTAGCCGGAATGCCTTGTACACCGTACATTTTGGCGGCTTCGTTTTTCCAGCCTTTCAGGTCAGATACCTGTGTCCATTGCAGCTTGTCGTCATGGATGGCCTGCATCCAGAACGACTTGCCGTTTTCATTGTCGAGGGATACGCCGAGGATGGTGAAATTCTTATCCTTGTACTTATGGAAAGCTTCTACCACGTTAGGGTTCTCCTGGCGGCAGGGACCGCACCAGCTGGCCCAGAAATCTACCAGCACATATTTACCGCGGAAATCTTTCAGCGCGACAGGATTACCGAGCGTGTCGTTCTGGATGAACTCCGGCGCTACTACGCCGATAGCGGTCCTGCGCTGGCTTTCTAACTGAGCGGCGAAATGTTCGCCGGCTTTGCTTTTACGTACGGAAGGAGACAGCAGTTTAAACACCGGTTCCACTACTGCCGGGTCCGGATCATAACCCGCCCATTCAGTCAGCGCATCGAGGCTGACGGATGTATTGGGGTGTGCTTTGATGAAGGTGGTCACCACTTTCTGCTGTGCGGCGGCTATCGCTTTGTTGTCAGCCTGATACTGTTGTTTGAAGGCTTCCTGCTCCCGTTCTGCTGCCGGCGTGGCATAATATTTCTGGCTGAGCGCATCAGAGCGTTTGTTGATGTCGCGGGAAGCCGCTTTGTACTGCTGATGCACGGTATTGGCTGCGCCGCCCTTCACGGTGGCATTGGCGATGGAATCTGCGCTCTCTACACGGATTTTGCCCTGCTCCAGGTAGAACACCAGGCGGTTGGCGGTGAAAGAGGAGGAGAGGGTATTGCCGGTGAAAAGAAAGGCTCTCGCGGGAATATCAGTCTTGCCGGTGAAGGTAAAGCTACCATTGTTAATGGCAACAGAGTCAATCAACCTGCCTTTGCTGTTGCTGCTGTACAGATAAGCTTTCTCAAATTTGTTCTCTTTGCCGATGCTGCCGGTGATGGTGTATGGACCTTCCTGGGCGAATGCCAGGACGGGCAGCAAGCAGGCAGTGGTCAATGCTAATGTTCTCATGTGATCGTTGGTTTATGCTGATGTTGATATATGAATTAATTGCCCAGTTTCTCCCGGTATTTGTTGCCGGCTGCCTGGATGTCCCAGTCGTAACTTTTGAAGAAACGGATGATCACTTCGTACTTGCGGGCGCGGGCCGGACTGTTATCCAGGTATTTGGCTTTGATGTTGGTATAGGATTCCGTGGCCAGTAAACGCATCCATTCCCCGAAATCATTATCGAATGATACACTGCCGAGGGAAGTTATAAAACCACCGTTAAGGGCTATCTGGTCCATGGCTTTGTCACGTGCCTCCAGATCCCTGTCCCTCTCATATTGTTTGAATACCAGCTCTCTTGCCGCTCCGTTGTCGTAAGCCTTGCCAGCCAGTACAAATGCAGTGACAGGCGCGTCAAAACGTAGTGCTGACATATTGCCCAGGTAGCCCCAGATGCTGCGGGCCAGTGCAGAGTCCTGATAATAATGATTAACAGGATCGGTGACAGGCAACGCGCCATACATATGATTGGGCCAGCAGATAATCAGGCGGCTGCGCCCGAGGTCCCTGATATTTATGTCGAAAAACGGAGCGCTATAAGTTTTTACAAAGAAGAGCTCCAGCGGGAAATACCGCTTGGCAAATTTATCGGACACGTTGGAGAGCAATGTTTGCGCATAGGTCGTTACCGCCGTGCGCTGGTCAGCGTCTATTTTGGTGGCGCCCCAGCGGTTATTGACATCAGATGCCAGCACACCGTTGGTGACTTCCTTCCAGTCTTTGAAGTCCGTTCGTACCCAGACACCGTAGTG
This sequence is a window from Chitinophaga varians. Protein-coding genes within it:
- a CDS encoding TlpA disulfide reductase family protein, whose translation is MRTLALTTACLLPVLAFAQEGPYTITGSIGKENKFEKAYLYSSNSKGRLIDSVAINNGSFTFTGKTDIPARAFLFTGNTLSSSFTANRLVFYLEQGKIRVESADSIANATVKGGAANTVHQQYKAASRDINKRSDALSQKYYATPAAEREQEAFKQQYQADNKAIAAAQQKVVTTFIKAHPNTSVSLDALTEWAGYDPDPAVVEPVFKLLSPSVRKSKAGEHFAAQLESQRRTAIGVVAPEFIQNDTLGNPVALKDFRGKYVLVDFWASWCGPCRQENPNVVEAFHKYKDKNFTILGVSLDNENGKSFWMQAIHDDKLQWTQVSDLKGWKNEAAKMYGVQGIPANFLIGPDGKIVGKNLRGEALEKKLASLLQ